The Drosophila sulfurigaster albostrigata strain 15112-1811.04 chromosome 3, ASM2355843v2, whole genome shotgun sequence genomic sequence AAGAAGGAAAAGAGGGGCAACGGGGctttatacttaaaatacgaTTAGTGCTTACTGGCTAGTTAGagaaatatatgaataattaCTTAGTACAGATATTGGAGAGGGAGACTAATGACATCGCATATGTTACAGTGAATGTGAAAGGGATTTTCAGGGGATGTGGGTTGAATGTATGCTAACTGTTATCGATATTCGATATACGATATTAAGCAATTCACAAAACTCTTTACTTCCAACTACGTTCATCAATCATTCTCATTCTAAGGATGCGCTAAAATTTGGCAAATTCTATAATGTACGatatattatgtttataaCTATAAAAGGGACAAGGGCAAAACATCctacatatatgttatatatagtatgttggtattatttatgtatgtaaaacaCCTATTAGGAGTCTCTACTAGGGTCCTTATGCTGCATTTCACTTGGTCAAAATTTGATTACAATACTTGGGCTAATtccatttcttctttttgctttctatatatattcgaTAAACAATATTGTTCAAGTGcttgaaaaattcaaatgtaaGGTATACGTATGTTTAAGTAGCTGTCGTTTTCTTGGCAGTCCTAAtcttaatttccatttttatttacgaTATATATTGCGGcattatcaaaataaacaataattgcCTCAACTAAAAAACTAAACTGAATACTACCTCGATTACTGTTTTCaactaatttataaaaaattgtcttcaaatttcaaatacttttaccaattttttttgtttctcacTTTTAGAACTATTTCctttactttgcttttttattttgttttttgtttttcgtttttgtttctttgtagAGTAAAATTCTTGAAGAATCGTTGACTCTAAAGCTGTCGCAACGCTAAAAAACTGGATTTTAAAACTAACAGAAGCTACTACATAGCTCGACTATTATCAAATGATGATCGCTTTTCTCTTAACTCTTGGGCTGGTCTATTTTGGCCTACCCCTAGTAGGGATTAAACTTGTTGCGCGCCTTCTCCGATTCACCCCCGGTCTCTGTCTGGTGCTGCCTAAAACGCGAGGTTGCATAGTGACCCTTGGCACGATTCACGCCTGTGGTCTGCACCGGCGGTCCACCGGGCGttccattgccattgttgctcAACGATGTCAGACTGAGCAGATCCAAGGCGCTCAGATTGGAGAGAGCGGTGAGGGCGCCCGGTTTGGTCAGCAGTTGCAATGCAGAGGCCAATGAGCTGCCGCCtaaagcagctgcagctgctccatTGCTgagattgttgctgttgttcacgttgttgttgttattgttgttgttgttgttgctgttgttgttctgtgtGCCATTGGTGGCATAATTGGGGGCGTTGGTGGCGCCATTGGTGCTGGCGGtactgctattgctgctgttgttggtgttgccattgttgttggcattgctgcCAGTTAATGCGACTGTCAGACAGCCGTTGCCATTGACACCGGCAGCGGCCGCCGCTGCCACAGCAGCCGCTGCGGCTGCACCGCCAACTCCTCCAACTCCAACACCAGCAcctccagcagcagccgcagcagcagcggcggcggcgacagCAGCACCACCACCACCGGTTGTTGTTATGGCTGCAGTGCCATTTTGGGCTGCCTGATCCTGTAGATTGGCCTTCTGCAGTTCAACGCTGTGGATGAGGTAcacagagagatagatagagccagaaagaaagagaaaggaaCATATGGgatattgtttttgcttttggtttttgcagGTAAGTTTTTTAAAaccattttttcttttcttttttttttttggttttgtgatTTTGTGGAATTGAGTtggtaattttatttttttttttttttttttattgaatttctttaGTGTTATGCAAAAAAGGTTAAGGAGGTTTTTGTGTGGAGGAACGGTTCGGAGTAAACGGATGGTATAGCAAAGTTTCTGTCAAGAACTTTTGGCGCtatttggtttggtttggttttgttttgttggtggGAGCGGcgttcaaatatttttttttctttttttggatGGTAGGAGTAGAAAACTTGtaaatatatcttttttttttttggttgattggttggttggttggacATGACCGAAAGAGTTTGAAGAGTATTTTTTGAGGGATTGaacttttttaatgtttttgtttggtgggattttttgttggttaaGTTTTAGTTTGTTGCGGGTTGGGGGAGAGAGGAgcatagtattattatttgtttattcatttgaattgatgtttttttgtctttttattattttttttttttggtttggttttagGTTGGGTGAGTTGAACTGCAGTTTCTTTATTGAAGAAGTACCAATTGTATTCAGTTTCGATTCCAGTTGCTTAGATATTTGCTTGTGTGAGAGCGCGACAGacagagtgtgtgtgacaaagattgagcgagagagagagacagagtgcGACGCGTGACGAAgttttttagttgctttaggTGCTGCTGTCCATcttgctcctgctcctcctcctccaaaATTGCCTGCTGAGCTGAGACTCGTTGTATATGTGTTtggatatactatatacatcgATGGGTAATACTAGATGCTAATTAGgtttatatattgatattttagaattaatggtttataaaacaaattaataatgctaatattttgattagagtttgagtttgattaagtttctttttttggttttctgtttatttttgattttcttggtgctgagtttgtttttgtctatGCATGAAATTGTGCATTTTACATCATTTTTGGAACTACAAATGAAAGCAGCAGTTAGGTGCTGAATGCGGGCTTACGACTTAAACACTAGTAAAAAGAGTAATTGAGTACTCGCTGTTTGAGTTTGAGCTTAAGCTTAAAGTTAAGTCGAGTGATCTTTGAACGCGCTGCCACAGGACCTCTACCAGTATAATTCTTGTATTACATATTATgctttttgtatatagtatgagTAAACATTTACTGAGAGACCGAGACGACCGACGACCTCCTTAGAccttgtattttattgtttgctttgtttgttttagttATTCTTATTGCTTACTTTCGTCAATTTGCAATCATCAATTcgacaaaattgtttttgttaaaacaacacacacacacacatacacatatgatTATCAAATATAGTACTTGAAATGAGTTGTTAATATAGTGAGTGATATCTGATCGCACATAAGAAGATGACAGCTGAAGACTCACCTCATGTTGATTAAGTATTGGGCCAATGCAACCGAATCCGGATTACCACTTATGGTTATGGTACGATCGGTGTTGCCGCCCTCACGTTCCTCACAGTTGGAGATGCGTATCATGGCGCCGGAGATCTGACGTATTTCAGCAATTTTGGTGCCGCCCTTGCCAATGATGCAGCCAATCAAATCATTTGAGACGGTCATctcatgctgctgctgctgtgcccGATTCGCATTGGCCGTGCGCAACTGCGATCCAGCCAAAGCAGCCAGAGCTATAGtaaagtattatataatatcAGTTTAAGAAccttatttattcaaaatctCGCACTTACCTGTGTGATTGATTCCGCTGGTGCCGGTTGGCGTCATGCCGGCCAGGCCCAAGGCAGCCAAACTGGCCAATGGATTCTTGGCAACCTGTTGAATGGCAAACTTGGCATTAAAAACTTGATCTAAGGTTCATTATTATGCGTTGTTATTATATGATTATGTATtttgagagagaaagagaagggtatatactatatggtatatttgacaCAGTTTAGTAATTAGTCCTGGTATTTTTGGgtttatatatagtagatCGAATTGGATTTGGGTTTTTGGTATCACAACACAACGCGCGTACAGCTTTCAATAAacagtaaaaagaaaaacgaaaattggGAAAACGaacaacataatttaaatagtatttatatggtacacaaaatatactgaatatatgctaaaagcaaagccaaaaggaacaaaaaaataacaaagcaaaaaacacaaattttagTTACATACCAGACAAACATTATTCACATTTGTATACAGGGTAaaagtgtgaatgtgtgtgtgtgtgattctggtgtgtgtgtgtactgtACGTTGAAATGTTTTATGGACGAGCATTTGGAGTATTTAATactgttgtttttgctatcTATGTCGGTGTGTAGACAATTATACTGTTGATTTACGAGTCTAGTTCAAAAGTGTACGCCACACAagatatatgttatgtatctttgtttttattctacaaatacaaatgtagCTAACTATATAGCGAAAGGCTAGACACTTGGAGAATGATACATGGCTTATAGATGGGTAtggcaacaattttaaagcaaGTACTTCGTTTTAACAAATGTCTCTAagctacaaatttattatactaCTTCAATTTGCTTAGGAGGAatgttttaaatgcaaaacatggtaaaatatgtactttttaaataaaaacaattaattaaatgactttaaatataattagcaCACTTTTTCGACTCAAAATTTGcacttgaaataatattttaaaaatatactaaatattttattgataaaatacatttaaaatataataagcaCACTTTTTGGAGTCGAAATGTTTACTTGAAATATGCctaaaaatatgctttaaataCATGTTTAACTTTTACTATTAACTTCACGTTTTTTTAATACTCGTCCCCAATGCTTTCATTTAACATAGTTGCTGAAGCTTCTATTCAATTGCTATACAATATCGAATTCTATAACGCACTCTCAATAACTCTTGATACCTATTGAAAGCCCAAGCTTTGTGCAAAAAGCGTATGAATACATTAATTTTGAGTCCATTCCTGAATCGAAAAGTTATCGTATTTTGATAGTTCAAGGCCTCTTTGCATATTCATTGCAATTGAAAGTTATGCACCCCATAGCACCTACAgcaaattacacacacacacacacacacacacacacacgcacaacaagAATAGTACACACAAATTACATATTGTATGCAGTTCATCTGTGTGTATTATAGACAAGATAGAACTGCGGGCGGGGATGAAATGCGGAGGAAAAGCGGAATACGAAATGTATGGTAAaacgcattcgcattcgctcgctttataaattaatcaaatcgAATGCAACATTTGGAAATAAGTTTCGAATGTTGCATGCATCAAACGAatatacacccacacacacacacagacagactaAGAACTGTTGCAAAAAaagtatagaaaaaaaaacatagtaGATAACTAAAAAACATACATGGGGAGTACAAATCTGGTAgagaaatcataaaatattgaaatgaaatgctcatgtatatatgtatatctaaatatacatatttgaatgcatatccgtgtgtgtgggtgtgtgtgtgtggagttgatgtgtatgtgtgcgtgggTTGGTGGGTGGATGGTTTTTGACAACtcgaaatcaaatatttatctaatgcataaacaaataaaacatgcGCTTCGCTTCGTTATATGAAAAATGgtatacataacatattttcTCAGTGCACTTCGCTTATAAATGGAAATGAACTTGCAACTCAATAACAAGTCAAACGGGACGATTGCGGGGGCGGGCAAAGGATGATACTCTTTTCGTTTTGGGGTCACAAACTCGTCATAGAAAGTCGcgtattaaataaacatatctTTGGGGTATATATggtactatatatgtatgtatgcacacagcacacacagtTGGCAAGGTTGAAACAATTCACAAATTATACTGCAACTTTGCgacataaaaatgcatttgatggGGGttcttttttccatttttttcgTATCCCTGGAGTCACaggatttcttttttttagtgtcGCCCactaaaaccaaataaaaaagcgaagaaaaaaagccaaaaaacaaagagaaaaacaatatAAGGAAAGAAGGAGGAGGTGGAATATCAACAACTTTGTGGTCCAGCAGTTGCTTGGGGAACTGGGCGACAACACACAACGTTAATGTTATTGAAATGTGTCCTGACCACAGTTGCACCACGTTGGGGGGATCATAAAAGAAATGGCAGAGGTACTAAAGGTAACTACTACACAAGAatacaaactacaaaaaacacacacacacacacacacacacattgagacATTGAGAAAGACAAAGAGGTGGctagagagagaaaaaacggGG encodes the following:
- the LOC133846368 gene encoding poly(rC)-binding protein 3 isoform X2, whose amino-acid sequence is MEDNNTSSSASGAPIKLEDPSVTLTIRLIMQGKEVGSIIGKKGEIVNRFREESGAKINISDGSCPERIVTVSGTTTAIFSAFTLITKKFEEFNEVGKVGKTQIPIRLIVPASQCGSLIGKSGSKIKEIRQTTGCSIQVASDMLPNSTERAVTLSGSAEQITQCIYQICLVMLESPPRGATIPYRPKPQVTGPVILANGQAFTIQGNYAVPTQETCPVFPLALATGGLHAGISGLADPLLKGAHLPGAVPAHHHHLQQMPDVAKNPLASLAALGLAGMTPTGTSGINHTALAALAGSQLRTANANRAQQQQHEMTVSNDLIGCIIGKGGTKIAEIRQISGAMIRISNCEEREGGNTDRTITISGNPDSVALAQYLINMSVELQKANLQDQAAQNGTAAITTTGGGGAAVAAAAAAAAAAGGAGVGVGGVGGAAAAAAVAAAAAAGVNGNGCLTVALTGSNANNNGNTNNSSNSSTASTNGATNAPNYATNGTQNNNSNNNNNNNNNNVNNSNNLSNGAAAAALGGSSLASALQLLTKPGALTALSNLSALDLLSLTSLSNNGNGTPGGPPVQTTGVNRAKGHYATSRFRQHQTETGGESEKARNKFNPY
- the LOC133846368 gene encoding poly(rC)-binding protein 3 isoform X4; this encodes MEDNNTSSSASGAPIKLEDPSVTLTIRLIMQGKEVGSIIGKKGEIVNRFREESGAKINISDGSCPERIVTVSGTTTAIFSAFTLITKKFEEFNEVGKVGKTQIPIRLIVPASQCGSLIGKSGSKIKEIRQTTGCSIQVASDMLPNSTERAVTLSGSAEQITQCIYQICLVMLESPPRGATIPYRPKPQVTGPVILANGQAFTIQGNYAVPTQEVAKNPLASLAALGLAGMTPTGTSGINHTALAALAGSQLRTANANRAQQQQHEMTVSNDLIGCIIGKGGTKIAEIRQISGAMIRISNCEEREGGNTDRTITISGNPDSVALAQYLINMSVELQKANLQDQAAQNGTAAITTTGGGGAAVAAAAAAAAAAGGAGVGVGGVGGAAAAAAVAAAAAAGVNGNGCLTVALTGSNANNNGNTNNSSNSSTASTNGATNAPNYATNGTQNNNSNNNNNNNNNNVNNSNNLSNGAAAAALGGSSLASALQLLTKPGALTALSNLSALDLLSLTSLSNNGNGTPGGPPVQTTGVNRAKGHYATSRFRQHQTETGGESEKARNKFNPY
- the LOC133846368 gene encoding poly(rC)-binding protein 3 isoform X3 → MEDNNTSSSASGAPIKLEDPSVTLTIRLIMQGKEVGSIIGKKGEIVNRFREESGAKINISDGSCPERIVTVSGTTTAIFSAFTLITKKFEEWCSQFNEVGKVGKTQIPIRLIVPASQCGSLIGKSGSKIKEIRQTTGCSIQVASDMLPNSTERAVTLSGSAEQITQCIYQICLVMLESPPRGATIPYRPKPQVTGPVILANGQAFTIQGNYAVPTQEVAKNPLASLAALGLAGMTPTGTSGINHTALAALAGSQLRTANANRAQQQQHEMTVSNDLIGCIIGKGGTKIAEIRQISGAMIRISNCEEREGGNTDRTITISGNPDSVALAQYLINMSVELQKANLQDQAAQNGTAAITTTGGGGAAVAAAAAAAAAAGGAGVGVGGVGGAAAAAAVAAAAAAGVNGNGCLTVALTGSNANNNGNTNNSSNSSTASTNGATNAPNYATNGTQNNNSNNNNNNNNNNVNNSNNLSNGAAAAALGGSSLASALQLLTKPGALTALSNLSALDLLSLTSLSNNGNGTPGGPPVQTTGVNRAKGHYATSRFRQHQTETGGESEKARNKFNPY
- the LOC133846368 gene encoding poly(rC)-binding protein 3 isoform X1, with product MEDNNTSSSASGAPIKLEDPSVTLTIRLIMQGKEVGSIIGKKGEIVNRFREESGAKINISDGSCPERIVTVSGTTTAIFSAFTLITKKFEEWCSQFNEVGKVGKTQIPIRLIVPASQCGSLIGKSGSKIKEIRQTTGCSIQVASDMLPNSTERAVTLSGSAEQITQCIYQICLVMLESPPRGATIPYRPKPQVTGPVILANGQAFTIQGNYAVPTQETCPVFPLALATGGLHAGISGLADPLLKGAHLPGAVPAHHHHLQQMPDVAKNPLASLAALGLAGMTPTGTSGINHTALAALAGSQLRTANANRAQQQQHEMTVSNDLIGCIIGKGGTKIAEIRQISGAMIRISNCEEREGGNTDRTITISGNPDSVALAQYLINMSVELQKANLQDQAAQNGTAAITTTGGGGAAVAAAAAAAAAAGGAGVGVGGVGGAAAAAAVAAAAAAGVNGNGCLTVALTGSNANNNGNTNNSSNSSTASTNGATNAPNYATNGTQNNNSNNNNNNNNNNVNNSNNLSNGAAAAALGGSSLASALQLLTKPGALTALSNLSALDLLSLTSLSNNGNGTPGGPPVQTTGVNRAKGHYATSRFRQHQTETGGESEKARNKFNPY